TGGCCGCCGCCGCAGCCCGACAGGGGCGCACGGTAGCCGGCCCGCTCCCAGGCCCCGCGGGCCGCCGGGTCCACGGGCACGTCCGTGGTGATGAAATGCTCGGGTGTGACGGGCGGGAAGTACTTGTCCACCGACAGGGTCTGGAAGCGCTCCTCGTCCACGCCCAGCACGTCCGCCAGCTGGAAGAAGCGGCCCGCCTGGAAGCGCGGCAGCGAGCTCGGCTCGCCGACGCCCACCAGCGCGCCGCCGTCACGCACCCATGCGCGCAGGGTCTCCACGAGCTTCGGATTCGCCCACACGTCGCCACCGGTGAACGCCGTGTCCACCGGGCCGCCGTTGATGATCACGTCGACGTCCGGGTCGACGCCGTGCTCGAGGATGTCATCGAAGCTGACGAACCTGACGTTGACGCGCATGCCGGACAGGGACTCCAGGATCCCGTAATACGAGTACGTCTGCTTGTTGGGCAGCGCGTGCGCCACGGTGAACGCCATCCAGGAGCGCATCCTGCCCCACGAGTTCAGGATCGCCACGTTCAATTCGCCCTCGGCGGCCACCCCGTCGGTGCGATCGTGGATGTCGCGGAACTCGTCCGCGATGTGCGTGACGGTGTCCACGAACTTCGGGAACTTCGCGGCCAGGGACAGGTAGCCGCCGTAGCCCATGCGGGAGATCGGGGACCTGAGGATCGCGCGGCGGGCTTTGCGCCAGTTGTCGAGCCCCTCGATGCTCGGGTCGTTGCCCTCATAGAACGTGTCCGGGAAGAAGTACGGCAGGAAACGGCCCTCCGTGTATTTGACGCCGGGAATGTCCGCGATCATGCGGGTCGTGGTGCCGTCGCCGATCGAACCCACCACCGCATCCAAGCCCAGCTCGTCGAACCCGTCCTTGTAGGGTTCAGTGCCGATCCATTGGTCGCCCAGGAACATCATCGCCTCCTTGCCGGCCGCATGGGACATGTCCGCCAGCTGCTTGACGTTCTTGCGCACGAAGCCAGACAGGAAGTCGATCCAGTCGCGCTGGGCCTTTCTGGGCACACGCCATGCGCTGTTGTAGGCGCCACCATCCACAAAGTCCTCAGGACGCAGACGATATCCATATTCCTTCTCGAAGTCGTCCAAGGCACGCGGGCTCACGGTGCAGGCACAGCCGAACCAGTCGACCACCTTTTCGCGACGCTTGGCGTCGAACAGCAATGTGAACTGGTAGAAGAACGTGGTGAAACGCACCACATCAGTCTGCGGGCTGTCCTTCAGCCACCTCGCGAACGTGTCGAACACGAACTTTCGGGTGGCGGGATGGTAGATGTCGAACGGGATCTCGTGTTCCTTGTCGCCCCAGTCGTTGGTCAGATGGTTGTACATCTCGACCGGATCCCAGATGATGTAGGCCAGGAACGAAACCGTGTACTCGTGCATCGGCACGGCAGCGGTCACGTGCACGGTATCCTCGCCCGCGTCCAGCGTCCACTGTTCGGGCGGCACGACTTCGCCCGTCGTGCGGTCCACGACCTCCCAATACCTGTGCGAGTCCGCGTCACGGTTCGGCTTGAGCTGCTCCTCGAAGAAACCATCCATCAACGGCACATCCACCGCATCCGACTCCGCCAGGATACGATCCGTCAGCAGGTACACCTGTGGCGTCTCGTCCATATGCAGAGTGATCCACTCGTTATGCGCACGCGTCGGGAAATACGCACTGTATATCTTCTTGCCAAGAGCGAGCACATCCTCATCAAGATGCGTGCCATCCGAGTTGCGGATAGCATCTGCGCCCCACAATTCGGCAAGCTCCTTGGTCTTCTCAGCAAAATTCTCCTCACTCGGCAAAGTGAAGCGGCCAGTACTCATGAGTTCTCCTCTATAGAACGGTCGAATGGGAAAGCATGGCGACGAAATGCCACAACAAAAAATGGCCGGCGTCATCGCGGATTCTAGGGCCCTGACTGCGTAGATCCTTGACGCTACGGTGACGCCGGACGATTGCAATAATGTCACTCCGATAGAGAAGGGGCGTCGCCCGGCATCGGAAGGAGTGACATGTTATGCCGGGCGGTGGATTAATTAGCCCTTGACCGCACCGGCAGCCAAACCGGACTGCCAGTAGCGCTGGAGGCCGAGGAAGAGCACAATCACCGGCAGCACACCGAGCAAGGCACCCATCATCAGGGCACCACGATCGGTGAACGTAGACAGCGAGACCATGCCATACAGACCCAAGGTCACCGGCTTCAGGGTGTCGGAAGACACCATCATCAACGGCAGCACGAAGTTGTTCCACGTGGCCACGAACAGGAACAGGAAGATTGTCACCATTGCCGGAGCCAGCAGGCGCAGCACAATAGTGAAGAAGATTCGTGCCTCGCTCGCACCATCAATGCGGGCCGCCTCGAGCAACTCATCAGGCACCGAGCTCTGCGCGTACGTGCGGCCCAGGAAGAAGCCGAACGGGGAGACGCAGCACGGGATGATGATGGAGAGCATCGTGTTGGTCAGGTGCAGGGTGTGGAAAATCGAGTACTGCGGGATGGTCAGCAGTGCGGCGGGCATCAGCATGCAAGCCATGATGACGCCAATAGCCGCGTTCTTGCCGCGGAAGTTGAACTTCGCAGTGGCGTAGCCAGCCATCACAGACACGATGGTGCCGATCAATGCCGAGACGCCCGAATAAATCAGGGAGTTCAACACCCAGCGCCAGAAGTTGCCACGAGTCCAGCCAAGCAGCTTGGAATAGTTAGTGGCGATGGCATTGGGCAGCTGGTCAAGCGGCACAGCAAACCACATGCCGTTGCTACCGGTCATCTGGGCCGGCGTCTTGGTGGACGCGATGATGGCCCAGTAAATCGGGAACAGGAAGTAGATCAACACCAGTACCAGCAGCACCACGGTGAGGGTCTTCACGGCCGCGGACGGTCGCATGGAGCGAGGCAAATCGTGTTGCGCAGCCTGACGCTGCTTTTCGAGCTTGCGCTCGGCCTTTTTGCGGGCGCGTTCTTCAACGGTTGCGGAGCTCATTACTCGTTCACCTTCCTTTCGGCCAAGGTGTACAGCACGGCAAGCACACCTGCGATCAGAGCCATGACAATGGCGATGGCCGAAGCCGGACCGTCACCAGACGGGGTAATGCTGCCCTGAGAAGTGCTCATAGCCATCATCATCGGTGTATACGACTTGGAAATACCCGGATCAGCCGTAGACATGATCTGCGGTTCGTTGAACAGCTGAATGGTGCCGACGATGGAAAGCAGCATGGCCAGCAGGGCCGCGCCACGCACGTTCGGCAGCTTAATCTTCGTGGCGATCTGCCAACCATTGGCGCCGTCGATACGGGCAGCCTCATAGAGGTCATGCGGGATGGCCTGCAATGCGGCGAGGAAGATCAGCATGTTGTAGCCCGTGAAGGTCCATGTGGTGATGTTGGCCATCGAGCCGAGCACGATGTTCTTGTTGAAGAAGTCCACATTGACGCCGATGGCGGCAAGTCCCTTGACGATCGGCGAGATTTGGCCGTTGTACAGGTAGACCCAGATAATCGAGGCCACGACGCCGGGGATGGCGTAGGGCAGGAAGTAGCCCAGACGGAAACCGGTGACATGCTTGACCACGAACGAGTCGATGACGATGGCCAACGCCAGTGCGGCGATGATCATGATCGGCACCTGAATCAGGGTGTAGACCAGCACCCTGCCGACGCCGGACCAGAAGTTGCCGGAAGTAATAACATACTGGAAGTTCTGGAATCCTACGAATTTATTGACCAGCTCGCCACCGCCGTATGCGCCACCGCCCTCGGTGACCTGACGGAAGAAGCTGGAATAGATGGCCCAGATGATGGGCAAGATGAACACGAAAGCGAACAGGACGGCGAACGGTGCCATGAACGCCCAGCCGGTGCGGTTCTCGCGCTTCTGAGCGCCGGACCGCTTCGGCTTGGCGGCGGCACGCCTAGGTGCTTTGCCCTTCGCCTGAGTAGTGGATGCAGTCATAATACAAAACCTGTCTTTGCAAAAACAGTAAAACAAATAACAAGGACCACAGCGCCCTTGCAGCAATACCCCCAAACAATACGGAAGGCCGGAGTATGTGCCCCGGCCTTTCGCTATGATGATGCGAGGCATCGGAGGTCTTGGATGGCCGGCTATTTCAAGCCGGCCCGTTGACAAGACCTAGTGAGGTCACTCCTTGACGGACAGACCGAGGTTCTTCAGCGTATCCACCGAGGTCTTCTGAGCGGTGTCGAACACATCCGAAACCTTGGCAGAACCATCGGCAGCCTTGGCGGCGGTCTGTTTCATTGCAGCGCCGACTGCGGAGAAGCCAGGCATGTAGGTGAAGTCACCCATGTTGTCGTTCGCGGCCTTGAACTCAGCCATGACATCCTGTCCGCTGAAGTAGTCGGACCACTTCTGCGGGGTCTTGGCTTCCGCGGTGGTGGCGGCCACGACGAGGCCCTGGGAGACAAGGTCATCAACCTGGGTGTTGAACCAGTCAAGGAACTCCATGGCTTCGGCCGGGTGCTTGGAACCCTTGAGCACGGCCACACCGGAACCACCATCGGAGCCGGTCTTGGTGCCATTGCCGAACCAGTCACCGAGCTGGGTGACCTTCCACTCACCAGCACCAGTGCCACCGGCGGAATCGATGAACAGCGGGGCTTCCCAAGCGGCGGCCACGGTGCCGATCAGCTGACCGGACTGGATGGAGTTATCAAACGATGCATCCCAACGCGGGTTGGTGAGGGCGGCCTTGTTGTCGATCAGCTGCTGGTAGACATCGGCCACGGCCTTGGAGCCCTTGGTCTGGGTGTTGACAACCCAGGAGTTGCCGTCGACCTTGTACCACGGACCGGAAGCACCGGCCTGGCCGGACATCATCATCATGGCCTCATCAGGCTGGAAGGTCATGATGTACTTGCCCTGGGCAGCGGTCTTCTTGGCGGTCTCGATGAGCTCGTCAGCGGTCTTCGGCACGGTGATGCCGAGCTTCTCAAATTCAGCGGCGTTGTAGAAGTAAGTCAGCGGGCCGGTGTCCTGCGGCAGACCGTAGGTCTTGCCGCCCACCTGCATCAGTGCGAACGGGCCGGAAGCGAAATCGTCCTTGTACTTGGCGGCCTCATCGGTGACATCCTGCAGAAGGCCCTTGGTGAAGACCTCGGGAACCTCGGCGTAACCGACCTGAGCCAGATCCGGCGCATTGCCAGCCTTAACGTCGGTCTCGAGCTTCTTGATCATTTCGGAGGCATTGCCATCGAACTTGGTGGCCTTGACCTGAATGTTCGGGTGCTCCTTGTTCCACTTGGCCACAATGTCGTTGACCAAGGTCATGCCTTCGGAATCGGGCAGACGGTGCATATAGGTGATGTTGACCACACCGCCATCGCTGCCGGACTTCGTGTCGCCAGCAGTGTCGCTGCCGCCGCAACCGGCCAAACCAATACCCATTGCTGCTACCGCGGCAAGAGCAGCCACGATGCGCTTGTTGTGCGATACCATATCTCTACTCCTTCGATAATGGCGTCATCACTCCTCTGTGACGACTGTTAATCAGTTTAGGCGCTCAAATCTTTATTGTCAACCTAACTAACAATTTCTGCGCGCCCCAGTGGAATAGTGACATTAACCCGGTTTGATTCCTTATTATGCTCGTTTTGTCATTTTATTAATACTCCTTACAAAGCTACATACTTATGGTCTACCAGTGGACCATGCGTGAAATACGAAAAAGCCCCGGATTGCTCCGAGGCTCATCGTTCACAGGCGGACAGAGCGAGATTCGAACTCGCGGAGGGTTGCCCCTCAACGGTTTTCAAGACCGTCTCTTTAGACCGCTCAGACATCTGTCCTTATGCACATGCGCATGTGCACGATATTTGATTATACAAAAGGGAAGGATTTGGGGAGCGGACACAGTCGCACTCCCCCATAAGCCTTACATGCAGCTAATCTGCCAGCGGGCCTGATGATGAAATCAGGCCTCCCATTTAGTCGGCTCGATGACTTCCTTGCCGCCCATGTAGGCACGCATGGCCTTCGGAATCTCGATGGAGCCATCCTTCTGCTGATGGTTCTCCATGATGGCAACCAGCCAACGGGTGGTGGCCAGCGTGCCGTTGAGCGTGGAGACCGGGCGAGTGCCGCCGTCTTCCATACGCTCGCGGATGTTCAGACGACGAGCCTGGTACTCGGTGCAGTTCGAGGTGGAAGTGAGCTCACGGTAACGGTTCTGGGTCGGCACCCAAGCCTCACAGTCGAACTTGCGGGCGGCGGAGGAGCCGAGATCGCCGGCGGCGGTGTCGATGATGCGGTATGGCACCTCGACCTTGGCGAGCATCTCCTGTTCCATAGCCAGCAGGTGCTCATGCTCCTTGTAGGAGTCCTCCTGCTTGGCGTAGACGAACATCTCCACCTTGTCGAACTGGTGGACGCGGATGATACCGGAGGTGTCCTTGCCTGCGGCGCCGGCCTCGCGGCGGTAGCAGGAGGACCAACCGCAGTAACGCAGCGGTCCATTGCCGAGGTCGAGAATCTCGTTCTCGTGCATGCCGGCGAGCGCCACTTCGGAAGTGCCGACCAGGTACTGGTCATCGGGCTCACGCAGGCGGTAGATCTCGTCGGCGTGGGAGTTCAGGAAGCCAGTGCCGCGCATGACTTCGGGGCGCACGAGCGTCGGGGTAATGGCCAGCGTGAAGCCGTGCTCCTCAGCCTGGTCAACGGCCATAGTGAGCATGGCAATCTGCATGCGGGCCACCTGGCCACGCAGGAAGTAGAAGCGGGAGCCGCCCACCTTGACACCGCGGCGCATGTCGATGCCAGCCACGCCGGTGCCGAGGGTCAGGTGATCCTTGGGCTCGAAACCTTCAGCCGCGAAGTCACGAATCTGGCCGACCTTCTTGACGACCACGTAATCGTCCTCGCCGCCCTCAGGAGCTTCCGGCTCCACAATGTTGGAGAGCTTCCACATGGCGGTGGTGTATTCCTCGGCAGCTGCATCGGCCTTGGACTTGAACTCGGCGACCTTCTGGGAGAGTTCCTTGGTTTCGGCGATAAGCTTGGCCTTTTCGTCAGCCGGGGCAGAGGCGACCTTCTTGCCGATTTCCTTCTGCTGGGCGCGGGCCTCTTCAAAAGCCTTGAGCGACTCACGACGGACAGTGTCGGAGGAAAGCACTTCGTCGACGAGTTCCACGGACTCGCCACGCTTGCGCTGGGATTCCTTGACGATATCGGTGTGTTCACGAATGAATTGAATATCAAGCATGAGCACCAGACTAGCCCCGCAAGCCGACACCCTCAACAAAGAAATAATAAGGAGTAGAGCATGCTCTCTCATACATCTTTTACGGCCGATGAAACCGCACTCGGACGGTAGCAAATTCCACCAGACGGAATCAGGGTGAATAATAATCTCGCTTAGAGTGGGCGCATTCCGTGCAGGAACTGTTCACGTACTTCCTGAATGCAGCGAAAAGAAGCCGTCTCACGCTAACAATAGGAATCATGCCCCAGCCTGCGCTCACTGTATTTCTTGTTGTGGCCGCGATCGTTATCGTCGCGGTATGTGTTGCCATCATCGTCATCGCGTTGCGGGCGCACCGTCGCCGCAAACTGGCCGAGACATTGGAGAAACGCAGGGATGACGAGGTGCAGTATGCGTTCGTGGTGAACCCATCCAAGCCACAGGCCACCGCACGCAGGCTCCACATTCAGGAGTTCTGCAAAGCCAAGGGTCTGAATCGGGTGCGCTTCTACGACACCCAACTCGACAAGGACGGACGTGACTGTGCGCTCGAGGCGCTCGAAGACGGCGCTGACGTGGTGATCGCGGTCGGAGGCGACGGCACTGTACGCACGGTGGCAAGCGCCGTATCCGGCACCGGCCACGCACTGGGCATTGTGCCTATTGGCACCGGCAATCTCTTTGCCCGCAATATGGGCATTCCTGTGGACGATATCGATGCGGCCCTGACCGTGGCCACATCGCACGGATCGCGCATGGTGGACATGGGCCGACTCACGCTGCTCGATCATCCCGAGGACGACCACGGCCATGCGTTCCTGATTATCGCCGGCATCGGCTTCGACGCCGCCATGATCGACGACACCGATCCGGACTTGAAGGCGAATATCAGCTGGCTGGCATACTTCGTGGGCGGCGTGAAAAACCTGTTCGCCCCGAAATTCCGCGGCAATTTGACTGTCACCAGCGCCGACGGCTCCACACACACCACCAATAATCTTGCATTTCGCACGGTGATGGCCGGCAATTGCGGGCAGATTCCCGTATTCTCGCTCATGCCCGCCGCGTCCTATGATGACGGCATCCTCGATTTTGAAATCATCGACACCACCGGCGGCATCCTGGGTTGGGCCAACCTGTTCGGCGACGTAGTGCACCAAACCATTATCGGCAAGCCTGAGCAGAACCCACTGTCCACCAACTCGACCATTGAGCAGGTGCAAGGTCTGAGCGCGGAAATCGTATTGGAAAAGCCAGCCAAGGCCCAGGTAGACGGCGATATGCTGCCGGAGACCAAACACATCCGATTCTCAGTAGATCACCGGGCTCTGATCGTACGCGTACCCGATACTTCCGCACTGGAGAAAACCGCTCAGGTGGCGGCGCAGAACGCCACCGCTGATTTCGCAGAAACGACCGGCACCATCGAGCCGATTCGCTGATTCACTGGCCCATATGCGCCAGCTGCGGATGGTCGGGAATATCCGAGGAACGATTCTGATTCGTTTGATCCGTGACTCGTGCCACATGCAATGTCAGGTAGGCAACCTCGTCTTCGGTCAGCGTGGTATCGAGGCGCAGCTCAATAAGGGATGCGATAAGTCTCGCGCATTTCGAGGCTTTTGCATAGGAGCTCATAATCGAGGAAACGATTGCATCCGGCTCCCTGCTGAGCTGCTCATGCTGATGAATACGTACGAACAAATACCGAAGATGGGTGATGAAACGGCCGACATTAACCGAATGCTCATCCAGCTTGATGTTATAGGTGCTTTCGATGACAGCGAGCAACTGTTGGATGACACCGGTCATCATATACGTAGGAGAAAGGTCGCCTGTGGAGAAGCCGGCATTCACAAAATGCAGCGCAAAAGCAACGCTCTCGCTGGGATCCAGCGCATCGTCCAATCTACGGTTCAGCGCGGCGAGCAGTGCGCAGCCCTGCTGGTATTCACGCTTATACAGCGAACGAATTTCCGAGTTCAGCGGATACGGCACAGGCGGAATGCCGTTCTTGGCGCGGCGTAAAGCACCGCACACATGATCCGCGAGCGCCATGACCAACGTCGAGCTTTGTGCAGCCTCTGAACTCAGGCCAACCTCATCCATGGTCTCGGAAATGAGACGAATGATTTCAGGAGGAATATCGCCCAGCAACTGGGCCATATGGTCAGGGTCACGGCCTTGAGCCGGCACGAACACACGAGCCACTTTGGCATCGTCAACTGTCATGCCGGGCTTGGCCTTGAACCCCAGACCCCGGCCGGTAAGGATGACTTCGCGCCCCCGATCCTTCGCCAGGACGACGTTGTTATTGAAGACGCGAAGTATTTCCATGACATCCCTTCCGTTCGGGATCTTCGGGTTACGGTTGCGAACCGACCATGATTACTGTTCGATGGCGATGACTTCGTCACCGGCCGCGACGTTCACATCCGTCTTCGGAGTAACGGACTTGAGCGCTGCGGTGTTCAGTACCGTAACCAGCGTAGTGGTGCTGAATCCAGCCTTCTTGACTTCGTCGAGATCGACAGTCGCCAACAGGTCACCGGCATTCACTCGGTCACCCTTGGCCACATTCACCACGAAACCATTGCCATTCATCTTAACCGTATCAATGCCGACGTGTACCAGCACTTCAATGCCATCGTCGGTCTTGAGACCAAAAGCATGGCCAGTCTCAGCAACGGTCTGCAGCACACCGGACACCGGAGCCTTAACCGTGCCGTCAACCGGCTCGATGCCCACGCCCTCGCCGAGGGCACGAGAAGCGAACACCGGATCGCCGGCATCGTCAAGGGATACCACGTGGCCCGCAATCGGAGCGAACACGGCGGAAGTGGCGGTCGCAGCGGCAGCCGGGGCATCGGCAACGGCAACAGCGGCGGTTGCGGTAGCGGTGGTGGCGTCACCACCGTTCACAGCCTTGGCGGACTGAGCCGCGGCACGGGCCTTGGCTTCGGCTTTCTGCTCCGGAGTGCGGTAGTCAAGCATGATAATCATAATCATGGCGGTGAAGAACGACACTGCGATGGAGACGCCGTAAACCCACATCTGGTTGAACACCGGCACGGTGAGCAGCGAGGTGAAAGCGAATGCAGTGGTGGTCACGCCGTGCACGGTCTCGCCGGAGGCGACGGTGGCCGGGAAGAGCCAGCCCATGACGGCGATTACGACGCCGCCCACGCCGCAGCCGACCAGCATACGGGAGTAGATGAGCTTGTAACGCAGGTGGATGCCGTAAAGGCTCGGCTCGGAAACGCCACCGAGCAGGCCGGCGGCAAGAGCACCGATGGAGGTCTGGCGCATGTCCTTATCCTTGTCGCGGATGGAGAGGAACAGCACACCGGCAGTGGCACCGAAGCAGGCGAAGTTCCACACGCCCATCGGGCCCTGAATGAAGTCGTAGCCCAGGGTGTTGATGTTCATGATCATCAGGGCGTTCAGCGGCCAGTGCAGACCCAGCGGCACCAGGAACGGGTACAGCAGCGGGATTGCGATGGCGAAGATGAACGGAGCGTGAGTGTTCATCCAGGCGAGTCCGGCGCCGAGGCCGTTGCCGGCCCACACACCGATAGGTCCGATGATGAAAGCGGTGAGCGCACCGACGATGATCATGGAGAAGAAGGGCAGGAAGACCATCTGGACGCTGTCCGGAATGATCTTCTTCAGACCGTGGTACACGACCGCGAGCACGGCGACCATCAGCAGCGGCACGAACACGTTGCCGGAGTAGTCGGACAGCTGCATCGGCAGACCGAACACCGTGGCGGTGCAGGAGGAGGTGCCCAGCGTGGTGTTCTCCACGCACTTGACGGCGTCGCCCCAAGTCTTGGTGTCAGACAGGGATGCGAACTGCGGGGTCATGAGCATGCCCATGATTGCGCCGCCCAGCCACGGATCCACCTTGAGCTTCTTGGCTGCATTGTAGGCGACCATAATCGGCAGGAAGTAGAACACACCCTTCCAGATGGCCTGCACGAACACCAGGCCGGTGGTGGCGGTGTCGTTCGGAATCAGGCCCAGGGAAATGCACAGGTTGACAATTGCGATGATGATGGACGCGCCAAGCAACACACCCAGAATCGGACGGAAGGAGTCGGCCAGGTATTCGAAGAAGCTATCGAGCCATGCGACCTTGCCGCGAGCCTTGGAACGAGCGGCGGCCTTGACCTCCGCATCAGTCGGCTCATCGGCATCGTCGTCAACGGTGCCGGCGCCGAGACCAGCCATTTCTGGCAGGTGCATGATCTGCTCATACACGGAGGCGACCTGACCGCCGATAACGACCTGGTATCGGTCGCCGGACTGCGGCACGGCGCCCAGCACAAGCTTGTTGGCGTCGAGCGCGGCATTGTCAACCTTGCCGGCGTCATTGAGTTCAAAGCGCAGTCGCGTGGCGCAGTGCGTCAGCGACTTGATGTTGGCCGCGCCACCAACACTGGTGACGATTGCCTTGATATCGTCTTGATGCGACATCTCTTACTCCATTCCTTTTCCACGGTTAAGCCAGTACCTACCAGAGAAACCACCCTGTTCCTGAGCATCTGCGTTCCAGGAACCGGCAGTCACGCCAAATAACAGAAAAGACCTGAGATATGGACGCCATCATGAATACACATGACTACGTCAACATCTCAGGTCTTGCCTCAACATTTGAGTAGCAACCCTGCTAATTACTGACTGAACAGCGACTATAACGAGCTGATAACAATCCGGCAAATCACACATATGGTCAAAGCCCGCCTATACCTCGAAACATAAGACGAGAGTAGGGAAGAACAGGCTTTAATCAGCGATGAACATCCGGCGTGTCTTTCTTGGACGGTACATCCGCAATGAGACGGCACGCAAGCCTATGTTCAGGCTCTTTGCGCAAGCCGCGCGCCACCTTCATGCACTTATTCGCACAAAAGTTGACAACTTTTAACATAATCATGCCCAAAACGACAAAAAACGTGGCAGAATGAAAGTATGGTAGCAAACAATGCGGGTCAACCCGCCACCCCAGCAGATCTGATCAATGTCGATGAGGTTATCGGCAAGTACTATGACCTCGTCCCCGACCCCAGCGTTCCCGAGCAGCGTGTCATCTTCGGCACCTCCGGTCACCGTGGATCGTCTCTGAAGACCTCGTTCAACGAGGCCCATATCGTTGCCATCTCCCAGGCCATCGCCGAATACCGCAAGAAAGCCGGCGTTACCGGTCCGCTGTACCTCGGATCCGACACCCACGCGCTGTCCGGCCCGGCCAAGAAGACCGCCATCGAAGTGCTCGTCGCCAACGGCGTGCACGTGCGCATCGATTCTCGCGACGACTTCGTGCCTACCCCTGTGGTCTCTCAGGCCATCCTGACCCACAACCGTGCGGCCGACGGCACCCAGCGTTTTGAGGGCGAAGGCTTAGCTGACGGCATCGTCGTCACGCCGTCCCACAAC
This sequence is a window from Bifidobacterium breve DSM 20213 = JCM 1192. Protein-coding genes within it:
- the gnpA gene encoding 1,3-beta-galactosyl-N-acetylhexosamine phosphorylase, with translation MSTGRFTLPSEENFAEKTKELAELWGADAIRNSDGTHLDEDVLALGKKIYSAYFPTRAHNEWITLHMDETPQVYLLTDRILAESDAVDVPLMDGFFEEQLKPNRDADSHRYWEVVDRTTGEVVPPEQWTLDAGEDTVHVTAAVPMHEYTVSFLAYIIWDPVEMYNHLTNDWGDKEHEIPFDIYHPATRKFVFDTFARWLKDSPQTDVVRFTTFFYQFTLLFDAKRREKVVDWFGCACTVSPRALDDFEKEYGYRLRPEDFVDGGAYNSAWRVPRKAQRDWIDFLSGFVRKNVKQLADMSHAAGKEAMMFLGDQWIGTEPYKDGFDELGLDAVVGSIGDGTTTRMIADIPGVKYTEGRFLPYFFPDTFYEGNDPSIEGLDNWRKARRAILRSPISRMGYGGYLSLAAKFPKFVDTVTHIADEFRDIHDRTDGVAAEGELNVAILNSWGRMRSWMAFTVAHALPNKQTYSYYGILESLSGMRVNVRFVSFDDILEHGVDPDVDVIINGGPVDTAFTGGDVWANPKLVETLRAWVRDGGALVGVGEPSSLPRFQAGRFFQLADVLGVDEERFQTLSVDKYFPPVTPEHFITTDVPVDPAARGAWERAGYRAPLSGCGGGQGIAPLGGIDFGEAVANTYPVSEDVTLLRADNGQVQLAANEYGKGRGVYISGLPYSAANARLLERALFWASHKEDRYAAWSSSNPECEVAHFPGQGLYCVVNNTDQPQTTTVTLADGSSETFDLQPSGIAWRND
- a CDS encoding carbohydrate ABC transporter permease, encoding MSSATVEERARKKAERKLEKQRQAAQHDLPRSMRPSAAVKTLTVVLLVLVLIYFLFPIYWAIIASTKTPAQMTGSNGMWFAVPLDQLPNAIATNYSKLLGWTRGNFWRWVLNSLIYSGVSALIGTIVSVMAGYATAKFNFRGKNAAIGVIMACMLMPAALLTIPQYSIFHTLHLTNTMLSIIIPCCVSPFGFFLGRTYAQSSVPDELLEAARIDGASEARIFFTIVLRLLAPAMVTIFLFLFVATWNNFVLPLMMVSSDTLKPVTLGLYGMVSLSTFTDRGALMMGALLGVLPVIVLFLGLQRYWQSGLAAGAVKG
- a CDS encoding carbohydrate ABC transporter permease — encoded protein: MTASTTQAKGKAPRRAAAKPKRSGAQKRENRTGWAFMAPFAVLFAFVFILPIIWAIYSSFFRQVTEGGGAYGGGELVNKFVGFQNFQYVITSGNFWSGVGRVLVYTLIQVPIMIIAALALAIVIDSFVVKHVTGFRLGYFLPYAIPGVVASIIWVYLYNGQISPIVKGLAAIGVNVDFFNKNIVLGSMANITTWTFTGYNMLIFLAALQAIPHDLYEAARIDGANGWQIATKIKLPNVRGAALLAMLLSIVGTIQLFNEPQIMSTADPGISKSYTPMMMAMSTSQGSITPSGDGPASAIAIVMALIAGVLAVLYTLAERKVNE
- a CDS encoding ABC transporter substrate-binding protein, whose translation is MVSHNKRIVAALAAVAAMGIGLAGCGGSDTAGDTKSGSDGGVVNITYMHRLPDSEGMTLVNDIVAKWNKEHPNIQVKATKFDGNASEMIKKLETDVKAGNAPDLAQVGYAEVPEVFTKGLLQDVTDEAAKYKDDFASGPFALMQVGGKTYGLPQDTGPLTYFYNAAEFEKLGITVPKTADELIETAKKTAAQGKYIMTFQPDEAMMMMSGQAGASGPWYKVDGNSWVVNTQTKGSKAVADVYQQLIDNKAALTNPRWDASFDNSIQSGQLIGTVAAAWEAPLFIDSAGGTGAGEWKVTQLGDWFGNGTKTGSDGGSGVAVLKGSKHPAEAMEFLDWFNTQVDDLVSQGLVVAATTAEAKTPQKWSDYFSGQDVMAEFKAANDNMGDFTYMPGFSAVGAAMKQTAAKAADGSAKVSDVFDTAQKTSVDTLKNLGLSVKE
- the serS gene encoding serine--tRNA ligase, with the translated sequence MLDIQFIREHTDIVKESQRKRGESVELVDEVLSSDTVRRESLKAFEEARAQQKEIGKKVASAPADEKAKLIAETKELSQKVAEFKSKADAAAEEYTTAMWKLSNIVEPEAPEGGEDDYVVVKKVGQIRDFAAEGFEPKDHLTLGTGVAGIDMRRGVKVGGSRFYFLRGQVARMQIAMLTMAVDQAEEHGFTLAITPTLVRPEVMRGTGFLNSHADEIYRLREPDDQYLVGTSEVALAGMHENEILDLGNGPLRYCGWSSCYRREAGAAGKDTSGIIRVHQFDKVEMFVYAKQEDSYKEHEHLLAMEQEMLAKVEVPYRIIDTAAGDLGSSAARKFDCEAWVPTQNRYRELTSTSNCTEYQARRLNIRERMEDGGTRPVSTLNGTLATTRWLVAIMENHQQKDGSIEIPKAMRAYMGGKEVIEPTKWEA
- a CDS encoding diacylglycerol/lipid kinase family protein — its product is MPQPALTVFLVVAAIVIVAVCVAIIVIALRAHRRRKLAETLEKRRDDEVQYAFVVNPSKPQATARRLHIQEFCKAKGLNRVRFYDTQLDKDGRDCALEALEDGADVVIAVGGDGTVRTVASAVSGTGHALGIVPIGTGNLFARNMGIPVDDIDAALTVATSHGSRMVDMGRLTLLDHPEDDHGHAFLIIAGIGFDAAMIDDTDPDLKANISWLAYFVGGVKNLFAPKFRGNLTVTSADGSTHTTNNLAFRTVMAGNCGQIPVFSLMPAASYDDGILDFEIIDTTGGILGWANLFGDVVHQTIIGKPEQNPLSTNSTIEQVQGLSAEIVLEKPAKAQVDGDMLPETKHIRFSVDHRALIVRVPDTSALEKTAQVAAQNATADFAETTGTIEPIR
- a CDS encoding PRD domain-containing protein, yielding MEILRVFNNNVVLAKDRGREVILTGRGLGFKAKPGMTVDDAKVARVFVPAQGRDPDHMAQLLGDIPPEIIRLISETMDEVGLSSEAAQSSTLVMALADHVCGALRRAKNGIPPVPYPLNSEIRSLYKREYQQGCALLAALNRRLDDALDPSESVAFALHFVNAGFSTGDLSPTYMMTGVIQQLLAVIESTYNIKLDEHSVNVGRFITHLRYLFVRIHQHEQLSREPDAIVSSIMSSYAKASKCARLIASLIELRLDTTLTEDEVAYLTLHVARVTDQTNQNRSSDIPDHPQLAHMGQ